ACCTCATTTGACATCCCCATGGTAAAACCACCAACTGAGAATGCGCTTAGAAAAATGGGCACTACCCAGCCCTCACGACCGCGCAAGGCCCTAGCCATACGGCCTGTAAAAGCAGCAATCATTTCTGTTCTTGTAATAATTTCAAAGGCGCCACCGATAATAATTACAAAATAAACGACATCAGCCGCTTTCATAAGTCCCTTGAACAACTTTAAAGGCACCTCATACAGAGGTAGCGGTTGACTTGCAACAAAATGGTATGTACCTGGTACAATGACCATGCGTCCTGCTGCGTCTTTGACGCGGTTAAATTCACCGGCTGGAATAATATAGGTCAGAATGCCGGCAACAAGAACGAGCAATACCAACAATACAAAGGTATGTGGCATTGAAAAACGCTTTTTATTATCCAACAACGGAATCCTCATTCTTTTCCTCCTTTTCTTTGTTGAAATATTCACCATGCAAATTCATCGATTTAGCAAAGTAAAATGATTACATTTAATTCTTTTCTATGTTAACAGGACTGTTTGGCCCTGACAATCGAAAGCCTTCTCTCTTTAAAACAATGAAGCTAATGGCAACTCATTAATTTGCCATTAGCTTCATTGCTATATATAAGTAAAATCTATTTGATTGGTATCATCCATCATTTGCAATATGTCACCAAAGAAAATCACTTTAACAAAGGAAAATCTATTACGTAGCAAGAACTTAAAGATAATTTATCAAAGATAAATTTCATAAGAAAAACTTATGAAATTAGTAAGGAGCTTGCACTTGTTATGGATATTAAGCAACTTCAATATTTTCTTGCCATCGCGGAAGAAGGACAAATAACGAAAGCGGCCAAAAAACTGCATGTAGCCCAACCTGCCCTCAGCCAACAACTGCGTCTGCTTGAAGACGAGCTAGGTATTCAGCTACTGGAGCGAGGCTCTAGAAAAATCCGCTTAACAGAAGAGGGAATTGCACTCCGCAGTCGCGCTCGGCAACTTGTGGAGTTAATGGATACCACCACGCAAGAGCTGAGAGAAATTAATCATGGATTAAAAGGTACTATATCAGTTGGCACGGTCCCATCCGTCGGCACCAAACTCTTGCCGGAACGAATTCAACTCTTTCACGAACAATATCCGGAAATCAACTTTCAAATCTGGGAAGGTGAAACCTTCGAACTTCTGGATAAGTTAAACCAAGGTATAATTGATATTGGGATTGTAAGAGCTTGTTTTAATATTGAGCCCTATAAATCCATCAGTTTACCGAGTGACCCTATGATAGCAGCCATGCATAAAGATTGGAACATAGGCAAGCAGCTCAATCATATCAATATGTTAGAGCTTGCTGAAAAGCCACTGTTACTACATAGCGGCGCTGCTCCCCGTATTATTGAGTACTGTCGCCAATACGGCTTTGAACCACGCATTCTTTGTAAATCAACTGACGTCAGATCAGTAATCGCACTGGCTGATAAAGGAATCGGCATTGCCATAATCCCAAAATCCTCTATGGCGTTTGTTCCTAGCCAAAACCTTCATTACAAGACAATAGCCGACCGTTCCCTAGACCTGGCAACGGTAGTCGTTTGGTTGCGAGACCACCGTCTTCCGACAGCAGTAAAGAATTTTCTTGAAACATTTATTAGCTAGGCATGTTACATGTGGATTATAACAAGCAACTCCCTATATTACTAATATCGATTACTTATTCAATCCATAAGAAAAACTTATAAAGGGATTGCTTTTACTACAAGAACACCTGCCGAAAATCGGCAGGTGTTCTACTTTGTTCCCCTTTACTAGTGATGCAGTTCTGGGTATCATCGCTATTAATCATTCCTATTTATTCAGCAAAATAATCTTTGTAATGATATAAAGCGGGTGATCCTCCCGTATGTACAAAGACTATATTTTCATCTTTCTTAAATCGGCCTTGACGAATAAGCCCAATAAGACCAGCAAAAGATTTACCAGTATATACAGGGTCTAATAATATTGCTTCCGTTCTCGCCATCAATGTTACGGCTTCTACCATTTCAGGAGTAGCTAACGAATATCCAGGTCCAACGTATCCCTCAACACACTCAACTATTTCTTCAGGGAAATCAAGACCCAATCGCTGCGCTGTTGCCTTGGCATCTTTGCAGATTACTGGGAGTTGGGTTTCATTCGGCCTGCTAATATTGATGCCTACTACTGGAATCCCAGTATTGTTTCCCCAAAAACCAATAGCCAACCCTGCATGAGTACCACCACTACCACTCGTGCAAACAACATAGTCAATATCAAGTCCCTTATCAAAGGCTTGCGCTATAATCTCTTCTGCACAAGCAACATAACCCATTGTACCTACAGCATTGGAGCCACCACCGGGAATAATATATGGTTTTCCCCCTTGACCACGAATATCAACCGCTACTTTTTCCATGGCTTCCATTACGTTGGAGCCCCCTGGAACTACAGTAATTCCTGCAACACCCATGAGTTCAAATAAAAAATTGTTTCCAGATGCTTTTGCGTTATAACTGCCAGGCACTCGCTCCTCAAGCACCAGATGACAAGCCATACCTTCTTTACAAGCAGCCGCCAAGGTTAAACGACAGTGATTGGACTGGACGGCACCACAGGTAACCAGTGTATCCGCCCCTTGAGACAAAGCATCCGCAACTAAAAACTCAAGCTTACGAGTCTTGTTGCCGCCCCCTGCCAATGCAAGCATATCATCTCTTTTAATCCAAATATTCGGTCCACCCAATTCTTTAGTAAGACGAGGTAAAAATTCTAGTGGAGTTTGTCCTTCTGTATAGCGCCGCCGCGGAAACTGTGCAAGATTCATCTTTATTCCACCCCTCATAAATTTCCTTTATCTACCATTCAGTATAATCTATAATTAAAAATAAGAAAAATAA
The sequence above is a segment of the Pelosinus sp. IPA-1 genome. Coding sequences within it:
- a CDS encoding D-cysteine desulfhydrase, giving the protein MNLAQFPRRRYTEGQTPLEFLPRLTKELGGPNIWIKRDDMLALAGGGNKTRKLEFLVADALSQGADTLVTCGAVQSNHCRLTLAAACKEGMACHLVLEERVPGSYNAKASGNNFLFELMGVAGITVVPGGSNVMEAMEKVAVDIRGQGGKPYIIPGGGSNAVGTMGYVACAEEIIAQAFDKGLDIDYVVCTSGSGGTHAGLAIGFWGNNTGIPVVGINISRPNETQLPVICKDAKATAQRLGLDFPEEIVECVEGYVGPGYSLATPEMVEAVTLMARTEAILLDPVYTGKSFAGLIGLIRQGRFKKDENIVFVHTGGSPALYHYKDYFAE
- a CDS encoding LysR family transcriptional regulator, which produces MDIKQLQYFLAIAEEGQITKAAKKLHVAQPALSQQLRLLEDELGIQLLERGSRKIRLTEEGIALRSRARQLVELMDTTTQELREINHGLKGTISVGTVPSVGTKLLPERIQLFHEQYPEINFQIWEGETFELLDKLNQGIIDIGIVRACFNIEPYKSISLPSDPMIAAMHKDWNIGKQLNHINMLELAEKPLLLHSGAAPRIIEYCRQYGFEPRILCKSTDVRSVIALADKGIGIAIIPKSSMAFVPSQNLHYKTIADRSLDLATVVVWLRDHRLPTAVKNFLETFIS